The following are encoded in a window of Thermoanaerobaculia bacterium genomic DNA:
- a CDS encoding DEAD/DEAH box helicase, translated as MSFNQFQLDARLSTGIDRAGFSTPTPIQTETIPLAMTGQDLIGTAQTGTGKTAAFVLPILHRLLTTPGKGHRVLVLTPTRELAQQIDEHIVLLSAETGIHSATIYGGVPIKPQIQALKRGVDIIVACPGRLLDHIRQKTIRLDSLDVLVLDEADRMFDMGFLPDLKRIFQHLPENRQTMLFSATFPPEVERLASQTLRSPRRIKVGHDRPVQTVTHALYPVSRYMKTRFLLALLHQARGESVLIFTRTKHRARRLALQIGREGYRVTCLHSDRTQSQRQSALEGFKKGTFPIMVATDIASRGLDIEAISHVINYDIPDTTEAYIHRIGRTGRAERTGDAYTLVTVDDLPMIHELERILGSAIERKRLEGFDYDSTHGTTPELAQEGAKEVSALMGGGQKKATGRSIRSPRRRSRFKIR; from the coding sequence TTGAGTTTCAACCAATTTCAACTGGATGCCCGTCTTTCGACCGGCATCGATCGTGCTGGATTCTCCACACCCACACCCATTCAAACCGAAACCATTCCCCTCGCCATGACCGGTCAGGACCTGATCGGAACGGCCCAGACCGGAACGGGAAAGACCGCCGCATTTGTCCTTCCCATTCTGCACAGGCTCCTGACGACACCGGGGAAAGGACACAGAGTCCTGGTCCTTACTCCTACCCGGGAACTGGCTCAACAGATTGATGAGCACATTGTCCTTCTCAGTGCGGAGACGGGGATTCACAGTGCGACGATCTATGGAGGTGTGCCGATCAAGCCCCAGATCCAGGCACTCAAACGAGGCGTAGACATCATCGTCGCATGCCCGGGGCGCCTTCTGGACCATATCCGGCAAAAGACGATCCGTCTGGACAGCCTGGACGTCTTAGTCCTGGACGAAGCCGACCGCATGTTCGATATGGGTTTCCTTCCCGATCTGAAAAGAATCTTTCAGCATCTTCCGGAAAACCGGCAAACCATGCTCTTTTCGGCAACCTTTCCTCCGGAAGTGGAACGTCTGGCTTCCCAGACCCTGCGTTCACCCCGGCGGATCAAAGTTGGTCATGACCGCCCGGTGCAAACCGTCACCCATGCCCTCTACCCCGTTTCCCGTTATATGAAGACCCGTTTTCTTCTGGCCCTGCTTCATCAGGCCAGGGGGGAATCGGTCCTGATTTTTACGCGGACCAAGCACCGGGCCCGGAGGCTTGCCCTTCAAATTGGACGAGAAGGATATCGCGTCACCTGTCTCCATTCCGATCGGACACAGAGTCAGCGGCAGTCTGCCCTGGAAGGATTCAAAAAGGGTACCTTTCCCATCATGGTTGCCACGGATATCGCATCTCGCGGACTGGATATCGAGGCCATTTCCCACGTCATCAACTACGACATTCCCGACACCACTGAGGCCTATATCCACAGGATCGGACGCACGGGGAGGGCGGAACGGACCGGCGATGCCTACACACTCGTCACGGTGGACGATCTGCCCATGATCCACGAGCTGGAGCGGATCCTGGGATCGGCCATTGAGAGAAAGCGTCTCGAAGGCTTCGATTACGACAGTACCCATGGAACAACCCCTGAGCTGGCTCAGGAAGGAGCCAAGGAAGTGTCGGCGCTCATGGGGGGAGGCCAGAAAAAGGCAACGGGGCGGTCGATCCGAAGTCCCCGCCGCCGATCCAGGTTCAAGATCCGTTAA